A window of Zonotrichia leucophrys gambelii isolate GWCS_2022_RI chromosome 6, RI_Zleu_2.0, whole genome shotgun sequence genomic DNA:
agctggagagcagccccgtggaaagggacctgggggccCTGGTCAGTGGGAAGTTGACCATGAGCCAGCAGGAATCTgtgtcagaggaggtttaggctggatgtTGGGAAGAGgattttcacccagagggtggccaggcactggaacagaggagtggtcacagcaccaagcctgccaGAGTTCAATAcgtgtttggacaatgctctcaggcacacggtgtgattcttggggctgtcctgtgcagggccaggagctggactcgatgatcttcagaggtcccttccagctgaggatattctatgattctattacATCATGCTTCAGGAGAGAAAAACCCCtttacacattttaaattattgttcCTGTAGAACTTACAATCTTTCTTTAAAGTCTAGTTCACACAACATTACTGCATTATTGGACATGTCACTGAATTAAATATGACTACAGAATTCAATTACCATCAATGGGATCATGAAATACGTTATTTTCATCTGCAAAACTTCTGGTGCCTGAAATATTCCCATAATCAAATATTGGTCCTTCCAACAGGGTCACGATATCTATTCGATTAATTTTTGTCAATACAGAAGTTAAGgcatcagctgaaaaaaaaaaaagcaaaacacatcaGAAAAAGGTTCAGCATTGCAGAACTGTGTGATCATTTTTCTCAATTACATTCAAACTGCATTACTTACAAATTACTGTCATGTCCCAATGCCTTTGGTTCTAGCAAAGCCCAGCATTTGCCTGAGCAGTCATTCAGCTGCCTACTTATTCAACATACACATCTATTATGAGTCTACACTTTCTCCAAGTATAATTACATTACAACACAAAAGGCACAAAGAATAAGGTCAGATAGTTCTTAAAGAACATATTTACTTACTACTGacacaaaatattcttttactGGAGTGTAAAGGGAGAGTAAAAATCCTTTTACCATTCTGTTTTGAGGCAGAATATGCAGTCATGTAGGTAATAATGCATATAAGGCTATTCATGCAGTACATCATGAAATCTCATTTACAGTAATCCTGTTGTGAGAGCACAGTAATACTGGAAATCACTTCTACAGTGAAAGAGATCAAAGGAGACTCAAATGGTGTGTAGGAGTTGGTGGATCAGAGAAGGGTAACGAACACCATTCACACCTCACAAAAATCAACCCCTCTCTTTCAATTTGAGCAATTCAAGTGAAATGTACAGATGATAAACTCATAATCATCAGCACAGAATCAGCGTCTCCATCACTCCTCATAGGAGGAGTTTAGTCTTTTCCTATGACCTGCAAATTAGTGAGACTACCTAAACTTTCCAGGCAGTCATTTCCATGTTCTACATTCCTTGCTATTGGAAAGTTTTGCCTTTTATTGTCTTTACTGGAGCTCAAGTTCATTACCTGTTCTATCAGTTATGGATGTGGAGAACAGATCATTTCCTTCTGCATATATAGTGAATAAATATGACATATTTCTGACTCCTGGTAAAAATGCACCTGAAACTTCTTTTTTCATTGATGGTTTGTGAAGGACATTCATAATGTTTTCTTCAACTTGGCAACAACTGAAATGGGCTATAACTTATAAACAACAAAAGTAACTACTTGAACTTACTTGTAGCATTTTTCCCATCTCTGGTAAcccatttttttaataacatgaAGCTTTGAGCAATAAGAGAATTCGGGTTTTCTACTCGGATTTGATTTATTTCATCCACAGAAAAATTCAGTTCTCTTGCCAGTTctataaagacaaaaaaagcaagcgagaaaagaaaacaaacccaaaaacaccaaagaaagcaaaaatcccTCAATTGTGTTGTCAAGCTTAAAAAAACTAACTTTCATAAAAACTAACATAGGTCACAGAGACATCAACAAAACTCCCTGACACAAACTTTACAGATAACAATGAACATGGCATTATATCCCCATACTTCCTAAGCCTCTCAGCTCCTTGGGAGAACATCCCGACAGGAAAGCCATTCAGctattttctctttgatttaCCGAAAGATCAAGGAATAATTTCCTATTAGGCATCTTTGCCCAGCAACACATTGCACATTTTGGGAAGCTGTGAATTTGGCAGAGCCTGATGCAGTCTTGCTGCGTCTTTTGGTAAAAGAATACCTAAACACATGCAATAGCAAAGACAGATTTCAATATCAAAGCAGAAAAGCTTACCTGTCCAGCTAAGTCCTAGGTGATCAGCTACAATTGCCATCCTTATATCTGTCCGTTCACATGGACTCTGTGGACCTGTGATTTACAATTTCTCAATTAAAAAGGTTTTGCACAGAAAACCACAATACCGGATAATagtttataataaataatagcTTTAATTGACTAAGTTGACAGTGCTTATATTGTTTACTAGAATGGTTGTGTGACCTAATAAcctacaaaacaaaattttttcaCAACTTTTAGATTTTCACCTGTGTAAAGCCAAAATGTAAAACTACATGATGTCGTGTAATGAAACCAAACATGCTGACAATCTATCTGTTAGACTGTAGACAAGTTGTTGAATTACTGGTGAAAACCACCAAGGCCAGATTATTGTCTATTTTCTCTACTTTGACAGAACAAATATACTGTCACAAAAGACATCTTTCAATTTCTGAGTTACATCAATTTCTGAGTTACATGAATGTAGCTTTGGCATGCTTCACTAGCTTTCTACAGTACAGAATTTgtttgaaggaagaaaaaagagaataagaCAGCACATACAGATGACAATGACAGAATGAAAACTACAGTTAAGTCACTCCACAGGCAATCACAACAGTTCATGCACTAGGATCAACAAGTTGAAAGTTTTACAAACTAGGCTTGATCTCCACGAGGTGAGCCATGAGAGCTCCAGAAACCTGACTGCCTTCATTCTCACCAGTCCTCTtactcctcctcctctcacTGTCGGCCTTTTCACTCTTTGATTTTATAGATGCTGCCTCTGTTCTCATGTCTCTAGCAGACTTCGGTGTAATGGAAGGCAGGTAAACTTGAGTAGCTTCTGATAAGGATGTGTTCCTTGATGTACTGTCTTCTTCATCATCAGAGACCTCTGACTGcatctttttctcttcatcaGAAAGACGATCCACAAGCTTTAATGTCTCACCACTAATTCCCTTAAAATATTCAATAGAATGTTTACATACCTCCCTaagctgatttttctttactttaaCTGTTGTCATGGTGACGGAGGTAGATCTTACCTTTACTGGTAATTTAGAAGgaagttgttttggtttttctttctctacctGCTCTTGttttggcagggctggagtTCTTCTAGCTACATTACTCCTATGTGTGTTTTTTACAGGAATCCTAGACCTTGCTTCTAGACAGGGagaagaattattttgttttgctttgtcgGGCTTACTAGCCTCTTTCGCTTTACTCCCTGTATTGCTTTGGAGATTATTTTGGGAAAAGACTTGTTTTACTGAGCTGGCCTTTACAGGAAGCTTTGATTTTCCTCTAGCTCCTACCAACTCTGTTGACTTTTGCTGCTCTCCGTGTGGCTTTTGCTTATCTCTTACTCTGTGTCCTTGTGTTGTCCCTGTACCTTTTCCTGAAGTGCTTTTCGCTTGATTAGCTTTCTGGAGGGAACATTTCGGTTCCAAATGTTCTTTTAGCACTACATTACAGGGAATATCATCTGTAGGGACAGCAGATGAATCCaaattgttgttgttattaaaattatcttttggaaaatcagtgttttctgtttgcCTACAGCTCGTCTGGCTAGAAGCTGAACTCGCAATCACTTCTACAGTTTCATTTTCTAATCCCTCACCACTTGGCATCACAGCTTCTATCTTATCTGTCACTTCTCCAGGGCCATCTTTCTTCAGAGTCATGGTGGaagcagaaattcccattttaattGGTGTGCGCAATTTGGGATCAACTTTGGAAGCGTTTACTGCTGCCGATGATTTCTCCAGGGAGTTACTACCAAGTGTTTGTTCCATGCAATCTCCACTGGCCTGGATGCCGGGCTTATTTTCAACTGCTGTTGTTTCTACTGGTCTCTCTAGGGTTGTTTCTACagtgctgtcccctgcctgtggctgtgtgATGGCAGTGACTGTACTTTTATCCCCTTCCCCCTTGTCCCCTGACTTCCCTTCAGAAGTATGCTCACCAATCTGAAAAAATTGGAGTCTTTCTTCAACAAAATCCCTCTTGCTCATGTCAATTGCACCACTGCGAGTCATCTCAAACATCTTCCCCTCATGAAATGGGAAGGGGTTGGGCTCGCTAGTTGGCGTACTCTCATCTGTTGGAGTTCTGGCTGGTGTGGTGTCAGGTGTTGTTGCTTGAGATCTGTCTTCCACTGCCAGACCAAATGGCTTAGCCTCATCCTCCCTCGATTTAGTCTCAAACACTTCATCGTCACCTCGGTTATTCGACCACGGGTCAAAATCTAGACTCTTGGTGGCCACAGTTTTGAAGGGTGTCGCGAATTCTTCGTCTACTTTGTAACTGAAATACGAGTCAGGAAATACAGTCCTGTCAGGGTGTCTGccttccaaagagaaaaactgtGCCCCTGACTTCTTATCGCTCTTATCTCCAGCTTTGTCAGAAGATGGACCTTTGGAAGGTGTCTTGTCTTCTTCAGGGCCTACCTTGCCTTCCTCCTCAATGACTTCAAGCTTACTCTGGCTAAAGCAGCGATCAGTCTGCTTTAGAATGCCTTCTGTAGTCCATACGTCCTTTTTGGTTTCAACTGCCGGACCTGCAAGTTTAGAATCACTCTCAGTTAAACCATCATCTTCATCTTGCAAATCATAACCGTCCAGAGAGTCAATCTCTGTCGCATCGGTATCATGGGAGAATTCTGCAGTGGTTGCTATGGAACACTCTGTGACAGACTGGTCATTGTTACTCCCATTTTGCACTACATCATTCTGGGGTGAATCAACCCCATTGTCAAACTCATTGGGTTTCCCAGAAGTGGGATGTCCTAACTCTTTCTGTTTCTCAATCTTTTCAGGGGCTTTGGGTTTTGAGGTCTCTTTGTGGTCATCTTCCAGCTCTTTCAGTTTGAACGTATACTTTTTAAGCGGAACGGGCTGATAGAGGGATTCATCATCACTGGAGTCACTGACATCTGCTCCCGGTGGCACAGGAGAAGGTGGCTGCACTCTGATGACAGGTTCAGCCAGCTGGCACTTGTCGTGTTCATCTTGCAAGTTCACTTCAGTCATCTCCATCTCACTCTCAGTGGAATAATGAGGCTTCTTTTCTGATTCACCTTGATCTGCATCCAgtggtggaggaggagggaattCAATATAGGCAACTCTGTTACCTTTGGGTCTTTTGTTAGAGTCCTTATTTATGAGATTAGGTAATGTTTTGTCAATCTGTGGTTCCTCAACCTCTGCCTGTTTCACAGATGTTGTCTTAgcctctgcttcctcctctgaCTCCTCAGACACCTCAGGAATAGGGCTGGGCTTGCCTGGGATATAAGCTATTAGTGAGTCAGGTGTTTTAGATGTAAACTCGTAACTCACTTCCTCTGAACTCGGTGTTTCTGGTGTTAAAGGGCTTTTACCAGAGCTGTCTATAAAGGACACTTGTTCTAGCGTGTCATCCTCTGGACTACCTTGTGGAGAAGGAGGCTGTTTCTGCTGCCTAGCTGTGTAAAATGTCCCCCTCGTCTCTTGTACTGTCTTACTTTCCTGActgacaatttttttaatactacCTTGTTGCACCTCTTTCTCATATTGCTTTCCTACTTGAACAAAACTGACATAAACAGGTAAAgtcttaatttcttttactCCCTCAGTGCTCACTAGCGGTGCAACTTTATTCAAGTAATCACTGGCACCGGGGTCAGCTATGTCACTTGAAGGAAATTCCTTTCCTGGGCTACATTCTAAAGAATCTGGTGATTTGCTAGGGGATAGCTCTGTTTCCTCAGCAGGAGGACTTAGACCTATTGAGCTCTGCTGCTTGGTAACCTTTCTGATTTCTGAATGCTTTACTTTTTCATCTTCCACATAATCAATCTGCCTTTCAACTTTCTCCTGAATCACAGCTGATTGGGATACTTTAGCTGAAAGTTCATAGACACCATCAAGCATGGCTCTCTTCTCCTCAACAATTCTGACTGGGATATGGGACACAgcaatttcttctttccttttggaTACTTTATCAGCCACTTCACCATTACGTTCCCCCTCCCTGACAACAAATTCTCTGTATAAAACCCTTTTTGAGGGGGATTTTACAGTCAGTTCCTTCACTTCTTCCGAATGGATTCCATTTGAGGCCACTTTGTGCTCTGTCACAGTGATAAATTCACTTTTTTGGTCAGTTTTAGATTCAGCATGATCAACATGGTTTTCTTTTACTGTATCTGGAACCAGCACATGTgaaagcttttccttctgcGTTTTATGGTTAGAAGTTCCAGGACTTTCCCACGTCCTATAGATTTTTTTGTCCCAGTGTCCCTTCGCCGTTGAGTCTGAGCCATACACCAGGTCTTTTGCCCGTGGTTCTGAAATGCATTCTGCCACGCCTTTCCTCATCTCAGTTCTTTGTGTGTCTGAAGCACGAGAGTCTTCCACAGCTTTCCCTTTACCTGGAACAAGGTCTTCCTGTATTTTCACCTCTTTCTGTAAAGCTGTGCTCCCATCAATGACCTCTATTTGCTTTGCGTGCTTCTCTCTTGAATAGGACTGATACACTGGTAACTTACtttcttgcaatttttttaCTGGAATTTTGGACTGACCATCcagctttttctcttcttgagTTACGTCCTTACTTCTGGGACTTATACCTTGCTCAAATTTAAGCCTAATGGAACTGAGCTTTGATTGCTTCAGCTGAAATCCAGTCTCAGGCACTCCAGTCTGCTGAGCGCTTCCTTTGTGTTCCATAGTTCGTTTAGAGTCCTCTGCAGGTTGCACATATATCCTTTTTTCAGGACTGCTGGGCAAACTGGATGCTTTCCTTTCATCCACCTTGGGAAAGCACTTCCCATCGTGTGCATACTGCTTCACCTTACTCCAATCATCCCCAGATGATGGCAATTCAGAGAGCAGAACCTTctcggggctgctgctggcagagctctggctaGAATGTATTTCCTTGCCATTTTTtttatgctgctttttctctggAGACTGTAGCTCATCATTCAACTTCTCTGTTTTATCCCGAAAAAACTGGGATACTTCAGTcagtttttcttctgcctctttAACAGTCCTGTCCACCCTGTCTTCATATATCAACTTTTCTCTACCTCTGTCTAATCTGTCCTCAGTAAAGCGCATCCACATTGCATGTTTGTGACTACTAACATCTCCAGTGTAGTGTAACACTGTCACTTTATCATAATGATCCTCCTTAGACATTTTACCTACACCATTTTCAGATACATCTTTATAGATTTTGGAGATAATCTCTTTTTTGGGGGCAGTAGCTACTTTTTCTCTGCATCGTTTATCAGTCCCCTGTAACTCTACACTAAGGGGTAGAGCATGGTCAGTAACTGACTCCTCAGTATCAGAATGAGACACATCTAGCTTTTCTGAAAGAAGCATTTTCTCAGCAAACCTGTAAGACTCCCCTCTTAGTTCTGACAACTCATCATCATGGTATTCTACTGAGTGCTGACTCAAAAGCTTCAGTGTTTTGTAAGAGTCATCAGACATGAGTTGAGCAGAACTAGGGCGACTGTCTTCTTCCTGGGACACGGGAGTGTTAACTCTAGAGGATTCCAGATAAGAAGGAAGTGACTCTTCGGCCGTGAGCTCCTCTTCTTCTTGCTGACCTTGTTCGTCTGAACAAGGAAAAGCATCATGTTTTTCCAACTCTTTTAAGTTAATATCTCCCCGAGGTAAGTCTTTCTGATATAcatacatttctttttctggatgcttttttgtttctctaatAATGACTTCAGTAGGTTCAGCCTGATTACCTTGTTCAATATGGACCTCTATTATTCGCTCCAGTTTGGGTTTCATTTTGCTGTCCTTCTCTGCATGTTGTGGTGAAGTTTCAGCAGACTTGCTAACATCGGGCGTTACTGATGATTTATGTTCAAACAGACCTGCCAGTTCTTTGGAAGGGTCACGTCCAGACTGAAAGGCTTTCATTATGTCATGAACAGACATTGTTTCCTCAATTCTTTCAGAGGTGCTTTCTGTGCACGGAGGTTTATGATAAACCATCCTAGTTGTTGTAGTGATATGAGTTTCTTCTTTTACTCGGACACCTTTACCAAGGACGCACTTATGGTCGTCCTCTTCACTGCCACTGGCTTTCATTTGAAAAGCTTTAACCTTCTCTTTAATGGACCCAGAAGGTTTTTGCTCCAGCTCCATAAATGTAGGGGAAGGTTTTGAAGCTGGTAGCTCCTCTGCCTTCTGCTCTGGAATATCTTCCGAAGATGGTTCGTAGCTGCGGATGACGTGAACTACTTCAGTTCTTGTTTCTGTAATGACAGGAGGGATGGGCACATCATGGAAAAGTGGTTTTGGCCCTGTGCTTTCAGCACTTTGTGGGGCAGAAGGTGTCTTTTCGCTCCTCGTTTCAAAGCCACTGTCAGACAAGGGACTTTTATCTTGATCATGTTGAGAAAAGTCATCTGGAGACTCCAAAATAGTGTCTGTTCCAAAAAAGGAGTCTGCAATTTTACATAACTCCTTTTCCGATGTTGAAGGCCTCATGGAGGCTGGAGGCATTTTAAGTTTATGTTCCTGCAAAGCGATGGCTGGTTTTAAAATGCGCTTTTGTCTCTCTtcaccttcttttttcccctcttcaaaCTTGTACTTTATGTTTGTTAATGAACTGCTACCGATATCATTCGCTAAGTAATCAATAACTTTTGACAAGCTATAATCCTTTTCCGACAtggttttagttttaatttGGACCTTCTCTGGAACAGATATAGGAGGGCTTGTCAAAGCTTGCTGTCTCGCTTCATCAATCTCCTCTGTACTGAACTCTACCCAGTCATCCTCAGACAGGTGTCCTTGATCACTTTTGGGTACTTTAGCCGACCCTTTACTTTCTAAACACACATCCTTTTTCAGAATCTCACTAACTTTTACTAAGTcctcttttactttctcaacAATTTTAAAGGGCTCTTCATCATCAATTCTACCCTCTTTTGGTATGTCAGGTTGGAACGGCTTGTCCTCTGCGACATCTGTCTGCAATATCGCAGTCATTCTTATCAGATCCTCTTTCATTTCAGCAACATCTTTCAGTATCTCCTGACTGGAGGATAAGGAAGATGGTGTGGACAGTTTGAGAGCAGAGGGTGCTAAAAACAAGGATGATTTTATTGGAGATGAAGTTCGAGTAAAGGTAGGCTGCGTGCGCGCCTCTGTAGTCAATGTTTTAATAGGTGACAGTAATGCAGCGGCTGATTTTGTAAGCGAAGACGACTCTGGGAGCTTCTTTAATGCTGGTTCAGACAAAACATTGACTACAGAATATACTGGCACTGTTATTGTTGATGAAGTTACTGATGAGGTAGTTGCAGATATTGACCCAAGGGCTGTGTACAAAGCACCTGCAGGAGGAGTTCTCATTGACTGGAAAGCTGATGGTGCTGAAGACACAAATGACCTGAGTGGAGAAAATGACATTGTTGTAGCTGTTGAAAACACTCTCTCAGCCGTGTCAGCAACTGCGTTAGCAGCACAAGTTGCAGaatgtgcagctgcagagatctTGTCTTGAAAAACACCTGCAGCTTTGGATCCATTTATTAAGTTGGCAGAGGATGGGTATTTCAGAGGTGACACAGACCCATTGAGCAATGGTACATCTGTGTGCCCAGCTACATGTTTTGCTGGCGACGAGAGAGACGAGGCCATCATGACTTTAGTGGATGAAACAGCATCAACTGCTGACTTAGCAGGTGACACCACTGACTTTAGAGGGGACGATAAAAGTGAGGATGCTGATGTGATGACCGATTTAAGCGGCAAGCTCGAAGAGTACATGTTAATGTTGGATTTGGGGGATGCTGGAGGCGTCATGGTTATGGATGATCTCTCCAAGAGAGATCCTGCTGTAGTCACTGGAGATGTCCGAGAGGGGAATGTGGTAGTGGAGGCCAGCCCTTTGAGACTGGCAGCTTCTGTGACTGCGGGAGCTCTGATGAAAGAGCCTGAAGTGACCTGCATGTTGTAGGGAGGCTGCGAGACCACAGTTTTTATTGGCGAAGAGATTGTCCGAAACGATCTAATCGGAGATGCTACATCACTAACAGATTTAACTGAAGACGTGGTAGAAGCTCCTAACGTGGATTTGATTGGAGAAGTAGAAGAAACAGACCATATTGATTTTAATGGGGAAGCTGTAGGAGTGTTAGAGGAAGAGCTTGATAAGGAAGTGAAGCCTGATTTGGTTTGCCCAGGCACTGTAATTGGAGCTGTTGTCCATGACTGATATGGCCGTGTTGAAAAGAATGGCTTGTATGAGTAAGTAGCAGGTAGGGATCTTGTTGCTCCTGCACTCCGTTCAACTGTTTCTTAAATtgttaaattaaaatcaaacataaaaatcaacaaaaatgGTTGAAAAACAGAGAGACCAGAGAAGAAAATTGGTCAGTAAACGTTGTAATATTACAAAAAGC
This region includes:
- the ANK3 gene encoding ankyrin-3 isoform X26; the protein is MAHAASQLKKNRDLEINAEEETEKKRKHRKRSRDRKKKSDTNASYLRAARAGNLEKALDYLKNGVDINISNQNGLNALHLASKEGHVEVVSELIQRGASVDAATKKGNTALHIASLAGQAEVVKVLVTNRANVNAQSQNGFTPLYMAAQENHLEVVKFLLDNGASQSLATEDGFTPLAVALQQGHDQVVSLLLENDTKGKVRLPALHIAARKDDTKAAALLLQNDHNADVESKSGFTPLHIAAHYGNINVATLLLNRGAAVDFTARNDITPLHVASKRGNANMVKLLLDRGAKIDAKTRDGLTPLHCGARSGHEQVVEMLLDRGAPILSKTKNGLSPLHMATQGDHLNCVQLLIQHNVPVDDVTNDYLTALHVAAHCGHYKVAKVLLDKKANPNAKALNGFTPLHIACKKNRIKVMELLLKHGASIQAVTESGLTPIHVAAFMGHVNIVSQLMHHGASPNTTNVRGETALHMAARAGQTEVVRYLVQNGAQVEAKAKDDQTPLHISARLGKADIVQQLLQQGASPNAATTSGYTPLHLSAREGHEDVASVLLDHGASLSIITKKGFTPLHVAAKYGKIEVANLLLQKNASPDASGKSGLTPLHVAAHYDNQKVALLLLDQGASPHASAKNGYTPLHIAAKKNQMDIATTLLEYGADANAVTRQGIAPLHLASQDGHVDMVSLLLARSANVSLSNKSGLTPLHLAAQEDRVNVAEVLVNQGAAVDAQTKMGYTPLHVGCHYGNIKIVNFLLQHSAKVNAKTKNGYTPLHQAAQQGHTHIINVLLQHGAAPNELTVNGNTALAIAKRLGYISVVDTLKVVTEETMTTITVTEKHKMNVPETMNEVLDMSDDEVRKANAPEILSDAEYLSDVEEAGEDAMTGDTDKYLGPQDLKELGDDSLPAEGYMGFSLGARSASLRSFSSDRSYTLNRSSYARDSMMIEELLVPAKDQHLTFQREFDSDSLRHYSWAADTLDNVNLVSSPIHSGFLVSFMVDARGGSMRGSRHHGMRIIIPPRKCTAPTRITCRLVKRHKLASPPPMVEGEGLASRLVEMGPAGAQFLGKLHLPKSPPPLNEGESMVSRILQLGPQGTKFIGPVIVEIPHFGSMRGKERELIVLRSENGETWKEHQYDSKHEDLTEILNGMDEELDSAEELEKKRICRIVTKDFPQYFAVVSRIKQESNQIGPEGGVLSSTTVPRVQAAFPEGALTKRIRVGLQAQPVPEEIVKKILGNKATFSPIVTVEPRRRKFHKPITMTIPVPPPSGEGVTNGYKGDTTPSLRLLCSITGGTSPAQWEDITGTTPLTFSNDCVSFTTNVSARFWLADCHQVLETVGLATQLYRELICVPYMAKFVIFAKMNDPVESNLRCFCMTDDKVDKTLEQQENFEEVARSKDIEVLEGKPIYVDCYGNLAPLTKGGQQLVFNFYAFKENRLPFSIKVRDTSQEPCGRLSFLKEPKTTKGLPQTAVCNLNITLPAHKKETESDQDDETEKADRRQNFVSLALRKRYSYLTEPGMKTVERSAGATRSLPATYSYKPFFSTRPYQSWTTAPITVPGQTKSGFTSLSSSSSNTPTASPLKSIWSVSSTSPIKSTLGASTTSSVKSVSDVASPIRSFRTISSPIKTVVSQPPYNMQVTSGSFIRAPAVTEAASLKGLASTTTFPSRTSPVTTAGSLLERSSITMTPPASPKSNINMYSSSLPLKSVITSASSLLSSPLKSVVSPAKSAVDAVSSTKVMMASSLSSPAKHVAGHTDVPLLNGSVSPLKYPSSANLINGSKAAGVFQDKISAAAHSATCAANAVADTAERVFSTATTMSFSPLRSFVSSAPSAFQSMRTPPAGALYTALGSISATTSSVTSSTITVPVYSVVNVLSEPALKKLPESSSLTKSAAALLSPIKTLTTEARTQPTFTRTSSPIKSSLFLAPSALKLSTPSSLSSSQEILKDVAEMKEDLIRMTAILQTDVAEDKPFQPDIPKEGRIDDEEPFKIVEKVKEDLVKVSEILKKDVCLESKGSAKVPKSDQGHLSEDDWVEFSTEEIDEARQQALTSPPISVPEKVQIKTKTMSEKDYSLSKVIDYLANDIGSSSLTNIKYKFEEGKKEGEERQKRILKPAIALQEHKLKMPPASMRPSTSEKELCKIADSFFGTDTILESPDDFSQHDQDKSPLSDSGFETRSEKTPSAPQSAESTGPKPLFHDVPIPPVITETRTEVVHVIRSYEPSSEDIPEQKAEELPASKPSPTFMELEQKPSGSIKEKVKAFQMKASGSEEDDHKCVLGKGVRVKEETHITTTTRMVYHKPPCTESTSERIEETMSVHDIMKAFQSGRDPSKELAGLFEHKSSVTPDVSKSAETSPQHAEKDSKMKPKLERIIEVHIEQGNQAEPTEVIIRETKKHPEKEMYVYQKDLPRGDINLKELEKHDAFPCSDEQGQQEEEELTAEESLPSYLESSRVNTPVSQEEDSRPSSAQLMSDDSYKTLKLLSQHSVEYHDDELSELRGESYRFAEKMLLSEKLDVSHSDTEESVTDHALPLSVELQGTDKRCREKVATAPKKEIISKIYKDVSENGVGKMSKEDHYDKVTVLHYTGDVSSHKHAMWMRFTEDRLDRGREKLIYEDRVDRTVKEAEEKLTEVSQFFRDKTEKLNDELQSPEKKQHKKNGKEIHSSQSSASSSPEKVLLSELPSSGDDWSKVKQYAHDGKCFPKVDERKASSLPSSPEKRIYVQPAEDSKRTMEHKGSAQQTGVPETGFQLKQSKLSSIRLKFEQGISPRSKDVTQEEKKLDGQSKIPVKKLQESKLPVYQSYSREKHAKQIEVIDGSTALQKEVKIQEDLVPGKGKAVEDSRASDTQRTEMRKGVAECISEPRAKDLVYGSDSTAKGHWDKKIYRTWESPGTSNHKTQKEKLSHVLVPDTVKENHVDHAESKTDQKSEFITVTEHKVASNGIHSEEVKELTVKSPSKRVLYREFVVREGERNGEVADKVSKRKEEIAVSHIPVRIVEEKRAMLDGVYELSAKVSQSAVIQEKVERQIDYVEDEKVKHSEIRKVTKQQSSIGLSPPAEETELSPSKSPDSLECSPGKEFPSSDIADPGASDYLNKVAPLVSTEGVKEIKTLPVYVSFVQVGKQYEKEVQQGSIKKIVSQESKTVQETRGTFYTARQQKQPPSPQGSPEDDTLEQVSFIDSSGKSPLTPETPSSEEVSYEFTSKTPDSLIAYIPGKPSPIPEVSEESEEEAEAKTTSVKQAEVEEPQIDKTLPNLINKDSNKRPKGNRVAYIEFPPPPPLDADQGESEKKPHYSTESEMEMTEVNLQDEHDKCQLAEPVIRVQPPSPVPPGADVSDSSDDESLYQPVPLKKYTFKLKELEDDHKETSKPKAPEKIEKQKELGHPTSGKPNEFDNGVDSPQNDVVQNGSNNDQSVTECSIATTAEFSHDTDATEIDSLDGYDLQDEDDGLTESDSKLAGPAVETKKDVWTTEGILKQTDRCFSQSKLEVIEEEGKVGPEEDKTPSKGPSSDKAGDKSDKKSGAQFFSLEGRHPDRTVFPDSYFSYKVDEEFATPFKTVATKSLDFDPWSNNRGDDEVFETKSREDEAKPFGLAVEDRSQATTPDTTPARTPTDESTPTSEPNPFPFHEGKMFEMTRSGAIDMSKRDFVEERLQFFQIGPQSPCERTDIRMAIVADHLGLSWTELARELNFSVDEINQIRVENPNSLIAQSFMLLKKWVTRDGKNATTDALTSVLTKINRIDIVTLLEGPIFDYGNISGTRSFADENNVFHDPIDGWQPDSSSVSEAPTSGRRIGGSLLDRLDESSDQCRDSVTSYVKGEAGKPETNGSLSESTSEAKTKSYIQEALNDVGKHSDKETLKTKSQISTGTDEQTLSSAAYQKSLEETSKPTTEGSKTSVPVSVKKMGWSTSEDGKPRTSIQEEEGAVMSEQKGEEAKNIPGESVTEEQFTDEEGNVITRKITRKVVRRVVIPHERKVGEMQGEAYKVKTKKEVRHVEKKSYS